A section of the Alphaproteobacteria bacterium genome encodes:
- a CDS encoding RidA family protein, producing MARKTAVHNDRAPDMRGFFNWGLKISDMDELFIATGRPAWAADGSVVSPGDAVRQTQYILEDMEKFLAEAGYAKDDLIRIEYTFTKEVGEDQYEAVFRVFADWLKDVAVKPAASTLRIVDGLALAGLVVEYEFWTAK from the coding sequence ATGGCTCGCAAAACAGCGGTCCACAACGACCGCGCGCCGGATATGCGCGGGTTCTTCAATTGGGGATTGAAGATTTCCGACATGGACGAATTGTTCATCGCCACGGGACGGCCCGCCTGGGCGGCGGACGGTTCGGTCGTGAGCCCCGGCGATGCAGTGCGCCAGACGCAATATATCCTTGAGGACATGGAGAAGTTTCTTGCCGAAGCCGGCTATGCGAAAGATGACCTGATCCGGATTGAATATACGTTCACCAAAGAGGTGGGCGAGGATCAGTACGAGGCAGTCTTCCGTGTTTTTGCCGACTGGCTCAAGGACGTAGCGGTGAAACCCGCCGCCAGCACACTCCGGATCGTTGACGGCCTCGCCCTGGCCGGCCTCGTCGTCGAATACGAATTCTGGACCGCGAAATAA
- a CDS encoding outer membrane beta-barrel protein, which yields MTGIRATAAVAATFLFAPALAQAQDDTHWFKKESVYAFGTAGYSILEDSSVTSSAGNAEIETDGGWGVLGGLGYDIGPVRLELEGNARSNEADQVSVLGTSASGDIDSYGLMANLWLDWDMRQETGMPLIPYLGGGLGWAHLEADGIATGGTTLVDDSDDQVAFQWGTGFAYGLGENVQLTVDYRYYIASDPEFTDTAGGRAELDYDSHLIGAGLRWYFNPRS from the coding sequence ATGACGGGCATTCGCGCCACGGCCGCTGTTGCGGCGACTTTCCTTTTTGCGCCGGCGCTGGCGCAGGCGCAGGACGATACGCACTGGTTCAAGAAAGAGAGCGTCTACGCCTTCGGTACCGCTGGCTACAGCATTCTTGAGGATTCGAGCGTGACCAGTTCGGCTGGCAACGCCGAAATCGAAACCGATGGCGGTTGGGGGGTTCTCGGCGGTCTCGGCTACGATATCGGCCCTGTCCGGCTGGAGCTGGAAGGCAATGCCCGGTCCAACGAGGCCGATCAGGTCTCGGTTCTGGGTACCAGCGCGAGCGGAGACATCGATTCCTACGGGCTCATGGCCAATCTGTGGCTGGACTGGGATATGCGCCAGGAAACCGGCATGCCCCTGATTCCCTATCTCGGCGGTGGGCTCGGCTGGGCACATCTCGAGGCGGACGGCATCGCCACCGGGGGCACGACGCTGGTCGACGATTCCGACGACCAGGTGGCCTTCCAGTGGGGAACCGGGTTTGCCTACGGTCTCGGGGAGAATGTCCAGTTAACGGTCGATTACCGCTATTACATTGCGTCCGACCCCGAGTTTACCGACACGGCCGGCGGCCGCGCCGAGCTCGACTACGACAGCCACCTGATCGGGGCCGGGCTGCGCTGGTATTTCAACCCGCGCAGCTAG
- a CDS encoding nucleoside deaminase — protein sequence MSLSTDEARIQRCYELALRAVQHGSEPFGALLVKDDTIIMEAENATRKGEDPTRHAETELLDRALRELGIDGVRGATIYTSTEPCLMCCGKMYWAGLARLVFGVRISELRKLMDFDYRLTADGLFESMSPRIPVSGPVLEADGLAQHRTFWTARD from the coding sequence ATGAGCCTGAGCACAGACGAGGCACGCATCCAGCGTTGCTACGAATTGGCGCTGCGCGCGGTGCAGCACGGCAGCGAGCCCTTCGGCGCGCTGCTGGTCAAGGACGACACCATCATCATGGAGGCGGAAAACGCGACCCGGAAGGGCGAAGACCCGACGCGCCACGCCGAGACGGAGCTGCTTGACCGGGCGCTCCGCGAACTCGGCATCGATGGTGTCCGCGGCGCCACAATCTATACCAGCACGGAGCCGTGCCTCATGTGCTGCGGCAAAATGTATTGGGCGGGTCTCGCGCGACTCGTGTTCGGAGTCCGTATTTCAGAGTTGCGCAAGCTCATGGATTTCGACTACCGGCTGACCGCCGACGGACTTTTTGAGAGCATGAGCCCGCGAATTCCCGTCTCCGGTCCAGTGCTGGAGGCCGATGGCCTGGCGCAGCACCGCACCTTCTGGACCGCGCGCGACTAA
- a CDS encoding cysteine hydrolase: protein MHDSDVSKEVADRVIARRGRYHLFDAIDASRAALVVIDMQPTFVAEGSPAEVPASRGIVGNINEFAAALRERGGTVIWVVHANQPVGEGGSDWDGFFNRFVSDEVRTRTIQSLRPEAPGQKLWPELEPGEGDVFIIKNRYSALIPGSSPLERMLRSRGFRSLFIAGTKTNICCETTARDAMMMDFDVVMLRDCCAALSEREHQAALENIIQQFGDVMTREEATAALDRFGTRNVAEGAV from the coding sequence ATGCATGACTCGGATGTCAGCAAGGAGGTCGCCGACCGTGTTATCGCGCGCCGGGGCCGCTACCATTTGTTTGATGCCATCGACGCTTCGCGCGCCGCACTCGTGGTGATCGACATGCAGCCCACTTTCGTCGCCGAGGGGAGCCCGGCCGAGGTTCCGGCCTCGCGGGGAATTGTCGGGAATATCAACGAGTTCGCGGCTGCATTGCGTGAGCGGGGCGGCACGGTGATCTGGGTGGTTCACGCCAACCAGCCGGTCGGCGAGGGGGGCAGCGACTGGGACGGGTTCTTCAACCGCTTCGTCTCCGACGAGGTGCGCACGCGCACCATCCAAAGCCTGCGCCCCGAGGCGCCGGGCCAGAAGCTCTGGCCCGAGCTGGAGCCTGGCGAAGGCGACGTATTCATAATCAAGAACCGCTACAGCGCGCTCATCCCCGGATCTTCGCCATTGGAGCGCATGCTCCGGAGCCGAGGGTTCAGAAGCCTTTTTATCGCCGGAACCAAGACAAATATCTGCTGCGAGACGACGGCGCGGGACGCGATGATGATGGATTTTGATGTGGTGATGTTGCGTGATTGCTGTGCTGCGCTCTCGGAGCGCGAGCATCAGGCCGCGCTCGAGAACATCATTCAGCAATTCGGCGACGTGATGACCCGCGAGGAAGCAACCGCGGCGCTCGACCGGTTTGGAACGCGCAACGTGGCGGAAGGCGCCGTTTAG
- a CDS encoding acetone carboxylase subunit gamma has product MNTKRLSASLVATQEKGQVWMTACAACKTAIAPVSQSWKEKARLDEAPLNQVDGIYTTADDVVVRRFFCPSCGTLLDAETATQGDPFLEDRIKV; this is encoded by the coding sequence ATGAACACAAAGCGACTTTCGGCCAGCCTCGTGGCCACGCAGGAAAAGGGCCAGGTCTGGATGACAGCCTGCGCCGCCTGCAAAACGGCGATCGCGCCCGTCAGCCAGTCATGGAAGGAGAAGGCCCGTCTCGACGAGGCGCCGCTCAATCAGGTGGATGGGATCTATACCACCGCCGATGATGTGGTGGTGCGCCGGTTCTTCTGTCCGTCCTGTGGCACGCTGCTCGATGCGGAGACGGCGACGCAGGGCGATCCCTTTCTTGAGGATCGAATCAAGGTCTGA
- a CDS encoding hydantoinase B/oxoprolinase family protein gives MSFDPITFEIIRHRLFRVVDEAVITLKHVSGSAITNEGHDLMVSLYSAKGELLMGGVGFLHHLTSASQACKHIIRNFEGDIFEGDVFLLNDPYTAALHTSDVYLVAPIHYEGELVAWSACFVHVYDIGALNPGGFSPDSTDVFTEGFSSPGIKLVDRGRIRHDVLNTMLNMVRSSEMVALDIRSMIACNNVARERMTELVDKYGVAQVDDACRRLVSQSEERLRARLRELPDGQWQSRQFLELKGERFRVELTMTKTGDELTFDFSGSSPQTAYGVNCAYWAAWGGMFAPIFPLLCYDITWNEGVIRPIRMIAPEGTIVNCTRPAPVSVATVGAIQSVNNASVTCISKMLSASETLADEATAVWHGSHVALFLFGKNQRNEDAIGIMTETFGGAGGARSFADGIDVGGEVPNPISRMANVEQMESEFPVLYLFRRMMPDSGGAGEYRGGMGAEYAIVPHGSPAGGIGFVISGKGITCPMSEGLAGGLPGGPSNYVKVKNVLSGPSNRGPLPASLDEMVGQSERISWGLYGLDADDGLYVRWNGGGGFGDPLAREVAAVETDLRLGAVSADSALRLYGVVADPVSGRVDQAATAERRQQMRDDRLRAEAAE, from the coding sequence ATGTCCTTCGATCCCATTACCTTCGAAATCATTCGCCATCGACTGTTTCGCGTCGTGGACGAGGCGGTCATCACGCTCAAGCATGTCTCGGGCAGCGCCATCACCAACGAGGGACATGACCTGATGGTGTCCCTTTACTCGGCGAAGGGTGAACTGCTGATGGGTGGCGTGGGTTTCCTGCACCATCTGACCAGTGCCAGCCAGGCCTGCAAGCACATTATCCGGAACTTCGAGGGCGATATCTTCGAAGGCGATGTGTTCCTGCTCAACGATCCCTATACGGCAGCGCTGCATACATCGGATGTCTATCTCGTCGCACCGATCCACTACGAGGGCGAGCTCGTCGCATGGAGTGCCTGCTTCGTCCACGTCTATGATATCGGAGCACTCAATCCCGGCGGGTTCAGCCCGGATTCCACCGATGTTTTTACCGAGGGATTTTCCTCGCCCGGGATCAAGCTGGTGGACCGGGGGCGGATACGCCATGACGTGTTGAACACGATGCTGAACATGGTCCGGTCGTCCGAAATGGTGGCGCTCGATATCCGGTCCATGATCGCCTGCAACAACGTCGCGCGTGAGCGCATGACCGAGCTGGTCGATAAATACGGCGTGGCGCAGGTGGACGACGCCTGCAGACGGCTTGTCAGCCAGTCGGAAGAGCGTCTGCGTGCCCGGCTCCGCGAACTCCCGGACGGCCAGTGGCAGTCGCGCCAGTTTCTTGAACTCAAGGGCGAGCGCTTCCGGGTCGAGCTCACCATGACCAAGACGGGCGACGAGTTGACCTTCGATTTTTCCGGCTCCAGTCCGCAGACCGCCTATGGCGTCAACTGCGCCTACTGGGCCGCCTGGGGGGGCATGTTTGCGCCGATCTTCCCCTTGCTTTGCTACGACATCACCTGGAACGAGGGCGTCATCCGGCCTATCCGCATGATCGCGCCCGAGGGCACGATCGTGAACTGCACACGACCGGCGCCGGTTTCCGTTGCGACGGTGGGCGCCATCCAGTCGGTAAACAATGCCAGCGTGACCTGCATCTCGAAGATGCTGTCGGCCAGTGAAACCCTGGCGGACGAAGCGACCGCGGTCTGGCACGGCAGCCACGTGGCGCTGTTCCTTTTCGGCAAGAACCAGCGAAACGAGGACGCCATCGGGATCATGACCGAGACCTTCGGCGGCGCTGGCGGGGCCCGCAGTTTCGCCGATGGGATCGATGTGGGCGGTGAAGTGCCCAACCCGATTTCGCGCATGGCCAATGTGGAACAGATGGAATCGGAATTTCCCGTCCTCTACCTGTTCCGGCGCATGATGCCCGATTCGGGCGGGGCCGGTGAGTATCGCGGCGGCATGGGCGCCGAATACGCGATCGTGCCCCATGGCTCGCCCGCGGGCGGGATCGGTTTCGTCATCTCGGGCAAGGGCATTACCTGTCCCATGAGCGAGGGGCTGGCGGGTGGCCTGCCGGGCGGGCCGTCGAACTACGTCAAGGTCAAGAACGTGCTGTCGGGGCCATCCAATCGCGGGCCTCTGCCGGCCTCGCTCGATGAGATGGTTGGCCAGTCGGAGCGGATCTCCTGGGGCCTCTATGGGCTCGACGCGGATGACGGGCTCTATGTGCGCTGGAATGGCGGCGGCGGGTTTGGCGATCCTCTGGCGCGCGAGGTGGCCGCGGTCGAGACGGATCTGCGGCTTGGTGCGGTCTCGGCCGATTCGGCCCTCAGGCTCTATGGCGTGGTCGCCGATCCGGTTTCCGGCCGGGTCGATCAGGCGGCGACGGCCGAGCGGCGGCAGCAGATGCGTGATGATCGGCTTCGGGCGGAGGCTGCGGAATGA